A segment of the Verrucomicrobiota bacterium genome:
TTCTCCGCTTCTCCTCCCGCACCGATGTCACCGGTCCGTGACCCGGATAGATTTCCGTTTCATCGGGGAGGGTGTAAATCTTTTCCCGAATCGATTTTTCCAAAACGGCAAAATCACCACCTGGCAAATCATAGCGTCCAATACCTTGGGCAAAAATCGCGTCACCGCTGAAACAAGCCCCTTGATTCGGAAAAAAGAAGAGAATGTTCCCTGGACAGTGACCGGGAACATGACGCACCTCGACCGGTTCGTCCCAATCCATAGGTGAAGATCCTTCGTCGATCCACGAATCAATCTTCACCGGCTCAAGCGGTATCCCGGGCATTATGAACGAAGACATGATCGAAGGGTTCTCGAACAACTCCCTGTCTTCGACGTGGCCAGCAAGAGGGACTCCGTCTTTCTGGAACCGGAACGCATCGCTAGTATGGTCCCAGTGTCCATGGGTGAGCCATAGAGCCACCAGTGCAATCTCCTTGGTTTTCAACAGATTTGTCACCGCCTCATAGGAACCCATAGGCGAATCTATCAATATCGCCTCTCCGTTCTTCACCAAAAGAAACGCGTTGGTTTGCACCGGACCTAGGGGAAGGATTTTGACTTCCATCGTGATAAGTAAGGAACAGACGACATTTCTAGACGAGGAGAAATTTCCGACACAATTCAATTACATGCTAGACATGGAGATCCTCCTCATCCGACTTTCAGGAAGAGCCGTGACGATGAGCCGAAACTCGATCTCTCTTTTTGATTTGTTCTTAATCTACCTGCGCTTGGGTTTGACGTCTTTTGGTGGTCCAGTCGCTCACCTCGGGTATTTTCGAGAGGAGTTTGTGCGCCGCAGAAAATGGTTGGAAGACAACGCCTACGCAGACCTCGTCGCCCTATGCCAGTTTCTCCCGGGCCCGGCCAGTAGTCAGGTGAGCTACGCGATCGGCTATCAGCAACGTGGCTGGTGGGGGGGGTTCCTTGCTTGGTGCGGATTCACTCTTCCTTCTGCCTTTGCCCTGATCCTTTTTGCTTATGGGCTCAACTCTTGGGGTCGCGCAGGAGATCAAGGTTGGATTATGGGTCTTAAGATCGCCGCAGTAGCCGTGGTGGCAAAGGCCGTCTGGGGAATGGGAACGACTCTCTGTCGAACGAAAGTCACGGTTACTTTTGCCTTAGTGAGCGCAAGCGTGGCTCTCCTGTTCCCAACGGTTTTGACGCAAATCGGGACCATAGGTCTAGGGGCGCTAGGAGGTTGGATTCTCATTCCGTCCACACAGGAAAAATCCGGCTCGGGCGAGACCAGGTTCTCTCTTTCCAAACGAAAAGGCGTCCTCTGTCTTCTTACATTTTTCATTTTGCTCGTGGGACTCTCCATCGGAGCCGCAGTCAGTCAGTTCCGAGCGCTTGAGTATTTTGATGGATTCTACAGGTCAGGGGCATTCGTTTTTGGCGGAGGCCACGTAGTCCTCCCACTTCTCGAGGAGGCCGTCGTCCAGCCAGGTTGGGTGAGCCAGACGGACTTTCTTGCAGGCTACGGTGCTGCCCAAGCAGTGCCCGGTCCACTCTTCACATTCGCCGCGTTTCTTGGGGCCTCTGCAGCGGAGGCACCAAACGGCTGGTTCGGAGGCCTTTTCTGTCTGGTTGCGATCTATATTCCTTCAATTCTTCTCGTCACGGGGATTTTACCATTTTGGGAGAGCCTTCGGCAAAATCGCGGTGCGAAGAGAGCTCTTGCGGGAACCAATGCAGCCGTAGTCGGTCTACTTCTCGCGGCTTTCTACGATCCAATCTGGACAGCCTCCATCATTTCTCCAAGCGCAGCAGCCTTTGCGCTCGTTGCCTTCCTCCTACTCCAATTCTGGAAAATGCCCCCTTGGGCGTTAGTAATACTCAGCGGATTCGCCGGATGGGGATTGCTTTGAAAACTCCAAGTTCCCGTGAACCCAAAACCCAGGTCCAATTTTTATGCGGGGTACTAGGGGGTGGGACGGGCTCCGTCCCGTCCAATCGTTTCGGCTGGACGATCACTCCAACGCGCGGACCACGCGGAGGTGGTCCCTCCCGAAAAAACTAATGAGCTTACCCAGTGGATTTAATTGCACCCCTAAAATCCGGAAGAACGTTAGTTTTCTTGTAATTGGCTATCCTTTATTCTATCCAAGTCTGGGAGTGATGTTAATCCAGTCATGAAAACGTTACTGATTTTTCTAGTTCTTGTAGTAGTGGTTATCGGGGGACTTTGGGTCGCTAAGCGGGAGGGATTGTTCTCACGTGAAATGACTTTGACGGCAACAGATGGACGCACAATCAGTGTCTCCGTAATCTCCCACAATTCTGAAGAAGTTCGCTTTGCCCGCATCTCGGACGGCAAAGTCTTTACATTTCCTACGGACGAATTGAGCACGATTACGAGACTCCGGCTTCTGCTGAGGGACGACAGGGAGAATCTTGAGGATTGGCCAGTAGCTGAAACCGCAGGTAAGGCCCGCTACTCTGAGCTTTCCGAGAGACTCGCAGAACTTCACAGGCAGATCGCTTTGCTCGAACAGAAAAAAGAAGCAGCCGAGACGTCGTCGCTTCGCAGTATTGCAGAACGAGAGATCGAAAACGTTGAACTCAAAATCGAAAAGGTCGAGTACGAGATGGAACGGCGGTCCACCAATCTCAATATTCTCCCTACTCAGTAAATTTTGCCTCAGGAAGCTCGTAATCGATCTTCAAGCTTCTTAGGTAAGCCACCAACGCATGGGCCTCCAGAGTCGGTATGACTTCGTAGCCTTCTCCCGGGTAAAATGAAGAAGTCTCTGGTACATCCACTGCGTTCGGGGAGGGTGCCCCGTCTATTTTCTTCACCTCGAACAAGTAATTGTAAGGAGGCATAATGGACCCCTCAGAAGTAATTTGAGGGTCGTAAAGGTGCTCGTAGTGCCAAGTCGAACCAGGAGCGGAAATCGATCTGCCACCGACGTTGGTCAGATCAGGTCCCGTTCGCATTGTCCCCAAGAGAACCCGTTCCTGCAAAATGTAGTCGCGGGGAACCGATTGACGGGGACCCCAGCCTCTCTCAAAATCGGCGCCAAAACCCTGTGGGCGAACTTGTTGCGAGTGACAATACATACATCCCTCGCTGATGTATACCCGCTTTCCCTGCTCTGCCAGGCCCGAAGGCGCTCTCGGGAAAAGAGGTTCCCCCGTCATGAAGTTTCCCTCTG
Coding sequences within it:
- a CDS encoding MBL fold metallo-hydrolase → MEVKILPLGPVQTNAFLLVKNGEAILIDSPMGSYEAVTNLLKTKEIALVALWLTHGHWDHTSDAFRFQKDGVPLAGHVEDRELFENPSIMSSFIMPGIPLEPVKIDSWIDEGSSPMDWDEPVEVRHVPGHCPGNILFFFPNQGACFSGDAIFAQGIGRYDLPGGDFAVLEKSIREKIYTLPDETEIYPGHGPVTSVREEKRRNPYVRG
- the chrA gene encoding chromate efflux transporter, encoding MSRNSISLFDLFLIYLRLGLTSFGGPVAHLGYFREEFVRRRKWLEDNAYADLVALCQFLPGPASSQVSYAIGYQQRGWWGGFLAWCGFTLPSAFALILFAYGLNSWGRAGDQGWIMGLKIAAVAVVAKAVWGMGTTLCRTKVTVTFALVSASVALLFPTVLTQIGTIGLGALGGWILIPSTQEKSGSGETRFSLSKRKGVLCLLTFFILLVGLSIGAAVSQFRALEYFDGFYRSGAFVFGGGHVVLPLLEEAVVQPGWVSQTDFLAGYGAAQAVPGPLFTFAAFLGASAAEAPNGWFGGLFCLVAIYIPSILLVTGILPFWESLRQNRGAKRALAGTNAAVVGLLLAAFYDPIWTASIISPSAAAFALVAFLLLQFWKMPPWALVILSGFAGWGLL
- a CDS encoding cbb3-type cytochrome c oxidase subunit II, which gives rise to MKNLPLLFLGIFFTLAFSWAGLILTSQYQYGRLTPTTSTLDAEGNFMTGEPLFPRAPSGLAEQGKRVYISEGCMYCHSQQVRPQGFGADFERGWGPRQSVPRDYILQERVLLGTMRTGPDLTNVGGRSISAPGSTWHYEHLYDPQITSEGSIMPPYNYLFEVKKIDGAPSPNAVDVPETSSFYPGEGYEVIPTLEAHALVAYLRSLKIDYELPEAKFTE